Proteins from one Penicillium digitatum chromosome 2, complete sequence genomic window:
- a CDS encoding O-methyltransferase, family 3 produces MSAQISTSDAGKELKLLHYIYGQPNLDEIRGHPQKVIDLIHEFEKDYNFMIVGAEKGKFVTKLIDELKPKTMIELGCYVGYSAILFGDVVRRNGGERYLSLELNPEFAAIANMLVELAGLRDFVRIIVGRSDVSLHKLLTSGEMKKVELLFLDHYKPAYTTDLKICEHLGAIVPGSVLVADNVIYPGNPPYLEYVRSTVEQKREAAKAGPSQAYNTTGIAERAVQSFVGRDDVPTFRFVGNPHLVYQSQLCQPEGLRDAIEVTRCVGIQEE; encoded by the exons ATGTCTGCACAAATTTCCACG AGCGACGCCGGCAAGGAGCTGAAGCTCCTGCATTACATCTATGGGCAACCAAATCTAGATGAAATCCGGGGCCATCCCCAAAAAGTGATCGATCTGATTCACGAGTTTGAGAAAGACTACAATTTTATGATTGTCGGCGCCGAAAAGGGCAAATTCGTCACCAAGCTCATCGATGAACTCAAGCCAAAGACCATGATCGAGCTCGGCTGCTACGTGGGCTACTCTGCAATCTTGTTCGGTGATGTGGTCCGTCGAAACGGTGGTGAACGCTACTTGAGTCTCGAGTTGAACCCAGAGTTCGCCGCAATTGCCAACATGCTCGTCGAGCTAGCTGGATTGCGTGACTTTGTGCGTATCATTGTCGGTCGAAGCGATGTGTCGCTACACAAATTGCTCACTTCGGGCGAGATGAAGAAAGTAGAACTTCTCTTCCTCGATCATTACAAACCGGCGTACACCACTGACCTCAAGATATGTGAGCACTTGGGGGCTATTGTGCCAGGCTCAGTGCTCGTTGCCGACAATGTCATTTACCCGGGTAACCCACCATATCTGGAATACGTCCGCAGCACGGTGGAACAGAAGCGTGAAGCGGCCAAGGCTGGACCTTCTCAGGCATATAACACTACCGGCATTGCGGAACGTGCGGTCCAGTCCTTTGTGGGCAGAGATGACGTGCCCACTTTCCGATTTGTCGGGAACCCGCACTTGGTGTATCAGAGTCAGCTATGCCAACCCGAGGGATTGCGA GATGCTATCGAAGTAACGAGGTGTGTTGGGATACAAGAGGAATAG
- a CDS encoding NADH:ubiquinone oxidoreductase, B12 subunit — protein MPARNPTGFDLASYKAAASPSSVWAKRDPWARNEAWRYSGPFSRAKRFRGLFPGFGIASVAFAAYCTYEHFFLKDDHHHGDAHHGDGNH, from the exons ATGCCCGCCCGCAACCCTACCGGCTTCGACCTCGCCAGTTACAAGGCCGCGGCTTCCCCGTCTTCCGTCTGGGCCAAGCGGGATCCATGGGCTCGCAA TGAGGCCTGGCGCTACAGCGGCCCCTTCAGCAGAGCCAAGCGCTTCAGAGGCCTCTTCCCCGGCTTCGGTATCGCGTCTGTTGCTTTCGCTGCCTACTGCACATACGAGCACTTCTTCTTAAAGGACGACCACCACCACGGCGATGCTCATCACGGTGACGGTAACCACTAA
- a CDS encoding NAD binding Rossmann fold oxidoreductase, putative gives MASKTYNVGIVGYGFSAKIFHIPFLKEVPELKLYAVVQRTPKQDDDAEKDHPGVKSFRTAEEMVQDPAVDVVIITTAPDSHFALSKLALEAGKHVVCEKPFTPTTQEADDLVAIAKKNNKQLAVFQNRRWDADFVTLSKLVKNGSLGRISEFETHFDRHRPEEPASDSHKWKNKVIPGGSAIYDLGTHLLDQVVHLLGLPARVTGFIGSSREINSSSYVDSFTVLLHYANGTLATAKATVVSPEDEQLRFWVRGDKGSFKKYHLDIQEDQLKAGIMPQDKGYGCEPSERYGALTTIKDGKPVKEVVPTVEPPTYTEYYRKLVRALNGEGDLPASGAEAREVIRLIELARESSRTGRTLDV, from the exons ATGGCTAGCAAGACTTACAACGTCGGCATTGTCGGCTACGGCTTCAGCGCAAAGATCTTCCATATTCCCTTCTTGAAGGAGGTTCCCGAGCTCAAGCTCTACGCAGTTGTCCAGCGCACCCCGAAGCAGGATGATGATGCCGAGAAGGATCACCCAGGTGTGAAGTCTTTCCGTACTGCCGAGGAGATGGTCCAGGACCCCGCAGTTGACGTAGTGATCATCACTACTGCTCCCGATTCTCACTTCGCGCTGTCCAAGCTGGCGCTGGAGGCTGGCAAGCACG TCGTCTGCGAGAAGCCCTTCACCCCCACCACCCAAGAAGCCGATGACCTCGTCGCCATTGCGAAGAAGAACAACAAACAGCTTGCCGTGTTCCAGA ATCGTCGCTGGGACGCCGACTTCGTGACCCTCTCCAAGCTTGTCAAGAATGGCTCGCTCGGCCGCATCTCCGAGTTTGAGACTCACTTCGACCGCCACCGTCCCGAGGAGCCAGCATCCGACTCTCACAAATGGAAGAACAAGGTCATCCCTGGAGGCTCAGCGATCTATGATCTTGGAACCCACCTCCTGGACCAGGTCGTGCATCTGCTCGGGCTACCTGCGCGGGTGACCGGTTTCATCGGCTCTTCCCGGGAGATCAACTCATCTTCATACGTGGACTCCTTCACCGTTCTGCTGCATTATGCCAACGGCACATTGGCTACTGCCAaggcgaccgtggtcagcCCCGAAGATGAGCAGCTGCGCTTCTGGGTGCGCGGTGACAAGGGCAGCTTCAAGAAG TACCACCTTGATATTCAAGAAGATCAGCTCAAGGCCGGCATCATGCCCCAAGACAAGGGCTACGGCTGTGAGCCGAGCGAGCGTTACGGTGCTCTGACTACTATCAAGGACGGCAAGCCCGTCAAGGAGGTGGTTCCCACCGTGGAGCCCCCTACCTACACCGAGTACTACCGCAAGCTTGTCCGCGCACTTAATGGTGAGGGTGACCTCCCTGCCAGTGGCGCGGAAGCTCGCGAGGTCATTCGTTTGATCGAGTTGGCCCGTGAGAGTTCCCGCACTGGACGTACTTTGGACGTCTAA
- a CDS encoding O-methyltransferase, family 3, with protein sequence MDVKSLPDFRFFPYPVESKELLPSDDPITLNTSSSWTYCGPLLTLESCKLPSSFNTWAEATTRGSIWSSLFSFLEYVHDFLAKNNQSHYWLTIRASKGSDEFDTPRWHTDDLFFAPLQPLTNHRRESLFSPITNLLKSTWTRPTTHRDFPAPISYSKLQTKHHAHPRPMPPTAQIPSTSPSPTNWKLTTTLLGPGTLFISPATNHIARATQQAAKTAARAAAPNHICVSVRCVGCAMAAESVRARLAVELSGHGIVQASAGECVFFRVGEKEGAVHSEPRSHGDRVFVNVVPGHEADLRALMMKWGMEYPRAWVFWVVVEFGDISVFLDVFVKFGPAEGIISKAYQSLEQICPSQAEVQYGGIPSWTGDAIPSDDLEFRYRSLPTLASVSKRVPSFEARDATVIVGSFGAVAVIEFGAIDSPFAQPRNAVLSQIIACFFGVGISKLFALNPGAEAYTELGGALACALTTAVMLLTKTTHPPAGATALLAVTHSQTVALGWFLFPVILLGVTLMQAAAVIINNIQRRYPLYWWTSHPLARSRGDVEKAIQNGSPSLSSHYEDSLIDVPRRLVVEHGDISVPSKDLNFTSEQGFYR encoded by the exons ATGGACGTCAAATCGCTGCCAGATTTCCGATTCTTCCCATACCCAGTCGAGTCTAAAGAACTACTTCCATCAGATGATCCAATCACCCTCAACACCTCGTCTTCATGGACTTACTGCGGACCTCTCTTGACCCTTGAATCATGTAAACTGCCATCCTCTTTTAATACCTGGGCAGAAGCTACAACCAGAGGCTCAATATGGTCCTCCTTGTTCTCTTTCTTGGAATACGTCCACGACTTTCTGGCCAAAAACAACCAATCCCACTACTGGCTCACAATAAGAGCAAGCAAAGGCTCAGATGAATTCGACACCCCACGCTGGCACACAGACGATTTGTTCTTCGCTCCTCTGCAACCACTTACAAACCATCGACGCGAATCGCTCTTCTCACCAATCACTAATCTACTCAAATCCACCTGGACAAGACCAACAACGCACCGAGACTTCCCGGCCCCAATCTCATACTCCAAACTCCAAACCAAACATCATGCTCATCCCCGACCCATGCCCCCAACCGCCCAAATCCCCTCTACAAGCCCAAGCCCAACAAACTGGAAACTCACAACAACCCTCCTAGGCCCCGGAACCCTATTTATCTCACCTGCAACAAACCACATAGCACGTGCCACGCAACAAGCAGCCAAAACCGCCGCCCGTGCAGCAGCTCCAAACCACATCTGCGTCTCAGTGCGGTGTGTGGGCTGCGCCATGGCGGCGGAGTCGGTGCGAGCGCGGCTGGCTGTTGAGCTGAGCGGACATGGGATTGTGCAGGCGTCGGCGGGGGAGTGTGTTTTCTTCCGGGTTGGTGAAAAAGAAGGCGCGGTGCATTCTGAGCCGCGATCGCATGGGGATCGCGTATTTGTCAATGTTGTTCCTGGTCATGAGGCGGATCTGAGAGCACTGATGATGAAGTGGGGAATGGAGTACCCGCGGGCTTG GGTGTTTTGGGTAGTGGTGGAGTTTGGAGACATCTCAGTATTCCTAG ATGTCTTCGTGAAATTTGGTCCGGCCGAGGGGATCATCAGCAAAGCCTACCAGAGCCTAGAGCAAATTTGCCCATCGCAGGCGGAAGTCCAGTATGGAGGCATCCCCTCATGGACCGGTGACGCTATCCCATCCGACGACCTGGAATTTCGATATCGATCG TTGCCTACAT TGGCATCTGTTTCGAAACGGGTACCTTCTTTTGAAGCGCGTGATGCAACGGTGATCGTTGGCAGTTTT GGCGCGGTGGCAGTGATTGAGTTCGGTGCGATCGACTCGCCCTTCGCACAACCACGCAATGCAGTCCTGAGCCAGATTATTGCCTGTTTCTTCGGTGTCGGGATATCGAAGTTGTTTGCCTTGAACCCTGGTGCTGAAGCGTATACTGAGCTTGGGGGCGCTCTGGCTTGCGCTCTTACTACGGCTGTCATGCTTCTCACCAAAACTACACACCCGCCTGCGGGTGCGACTGCTCTTCTGGCAGTGACACATTCTCAGACTGTTGCTTTGGGCTGGTTTCTGTTTCCGGTCATATTGCTTGGAGTCACACTGATGCAGGCTGCGGCAGTAATCATCAACAATATCCAGCGTCGGTATCCGCTATACTGGTGGACGTCACATCCTCTAGCACGGTCTCGTGGGGATGTGGAAAAGGCTATTCAAAATGGATCCCCTAGTCTCTCTAGTCATTACGAGGATAGTCTGATTGATGTTCCTCGGCGGTTGGTCGTAGAACATGGTGACATTTCAGTGCCTA GTAAAGACCTCAATTTTACAAGTGAACAAG GATTCTATCGATAA
- a CDS encoding Primary amine oxidase, giving the protein MVLDRLQQLTRQVSATAPPPYPLDPLSTVEIDAVVSIVRKEHGSLNYNAVTLYEPRKVQMMAWVADPENAPRPARAADIVAIAPGGKIYDGVVDLDQKKITKWEHTPNVQPLITMEDLQEVEHVVRKDAKVVEQCGVLGIPKEDMHKVYCDPWTIGYDERFGTGVRLQQALMYYRPHPDDSQYTYPLDFCPIYNAETKQIIHIDVPTVRRPVSKAPPNNYHPATIEKEGGYRTDLKPIHITQPEGVSFEVKGRTIEWQNWSIHVGFNYREGIVLNNITFNDKGNVRPIFWRLSLAEMVVPYGNPEHPHQRKHAFDLGEYGGGYMTNSLTLGCDCKGAIHYMDAAFVNRAGASTIIKNAICIHEEDAGILFKHTDFRDDSTVVTRGRKLIISQIFTAANYEYCVYWIFHQDGTVQLEIKLTGILNTYAMNPGEDTKGWGTEVYPGVNAHNHQHLFCLRVDPNIDGPNNTVFQVDAVQGPGEVGSAENKYGNAFYAKKTKFSTPLEAMSDYDGSTSRTWDMANTNKLNPHSKKPVSYKLVSRDVPPLLPKAGGIVWKRAGFARHAVHVTKYDDDQVHPAGRHVPQTSGEPSEGLPAWIEAAGPNCSIDNTDIVLWHTFGLTHFPAPEDYPVMPAEPMTLLLRPRNFFDRNPVLDVPPSFARTPTQVAASAGACACKKSDGSSVLV; this is encoded by the exons ATGGTTCTCGACCGACTACAGCAGTTGACTCGCCAGGTCAGCGCTACTGCACCACCGCCTTATCCACTTGATCCTCTTTCTACAGTGGAAATTGATGCAGTTGTTAGCATTGTCCGCAAAGAACATGGCTCGCTCAACTACAATGCGGTTACACTCTACGAGCCCCGTAAGGTCCAGATGATGGCCTGGGTGGCTGATCCGGAGAACGCTCCTCGTCCTGCCCGAGCTGCTGATATTGTTGCCATTGCACCTGGTGGCAAGATCTACGATGGTGTGGTTGACCTGGACCAGAAGAAGATCACCAAGTGGGAGCACACTCCGAATGTTCAGCCTCTGATCACCATGGAGGATCTGCAGGAAGTTGAACACGTTGTACGCAAAGATGCGAAAGTTGTCGAGCAATGTGGCGTTCTCGGAATTCCCAAGGAAGATATGCACAAAGTCTACTGTGACC CGTGGACAATTGGATACGATGAGCGCTTTGGAACTGGTGTCCGTCTTCAGCAAGCCCTCATGTACTACCGCCCTCACCCCGACGACTCCCAGTACACCTATCCCTTGGACTTCTGTCCCATCTACAACGCCGAGACCAAGCAGATTATCCACATTGATGTGCCCACTGTACGGAGACCGGTCAGCAAGGCCCCCCCAAACAACTACCATCCAGCCACCATCGAGAAAGAAGGTGGATATCGGACCGACCTTAAGCCAATTCATATTACCCAGCCAGAGGGTGTGTCTTTCGAGGTCAAGGGCCGCACAATCGAATGGCAGAACTGGAGCATCCACGTCGGGTTCAACTACCGGGAAGGCATTGTCCTGAACAATATCACATTCAACGACAAGGGCAATGTGCGTCCTATCTTTTGGCGTCTTTCACTGGCCGAGATGGTCGTGCCATACGGTAACCCGGAACATCCACACCAACGTAAGCACGCATTCGACCTGGGCGAGTACGGCGGCGGATACATGACCAACAGCCTGACACTGGGATGTGACTGCAAGGGTGCAATTCACTATATGGACGCGGCATTTGTCAACCGTGCCGGCGCCAGCACAATCATCAAGAATGCCATCTGTATCCACGAAGAAGATGCCGGCATCCTATTCAAGCACACCGATTTCCGCGACGATTCGACCGTCGTAACCCGCGGCCGAAAGCTAATCATTTCGCAGATCTTCACGGCAGCAAACTACGAATACTGCGTGTACTGGATCTTCCACCAGGACGGCACAGTCCAGCTCGAGATCAAGCTGACCGGAATTCTCAACACTTACGCCATGAACCCAGGCGAGGATACCAAGGGCTGGGGAACTGAGGTGTACCCGGGCGTCAACGCCCACAACCACCAGCATCTGTTCTGTCTCCGTGTAGACCCGAACATCGACGGACCGAACAATACCGTCTTCCAGGTAGATGCAGTCCAAGGACCCGGTGAAGTTGGCAGTGCCGAGAACAAGTACGGAAACGCCTTCTACGCCAAAAAGACAAAATTCTCCACTCCCCTCGAGGCCATGTCCGACTATGACGGGTCTACCAGCCGTACCTGGGACATGGCCAATACCAACAAGCTCAACCCACACAGCAAGAAGCCCGTCAGCTACAAGCTGGTCAGCCGCGATGTTCCTCCCCTGCTCCCCAAGGCGGGCGGAATAGTCTGGAAGCGAGCAGGATTCGCGCGCCATGCTGTTCATGTCACTAAAT ACGACGACGACCAAGTCCATCCAGCTGGTCGCCATGTTCCACAGACCTCTGGCGAGCCCTCGGAGGGTCTGCCCGCGTGGATCGAAGCTGCTGGACCCAATTGCTCTATTGATAACACAGATATTGTACTTTGGCACACTTTCGGTCTGACACATTTCCCCGCGCCGGAGGATTACCCGGTCATGCCTGCGGAGCCAATGACACTTCTTCTGCGCCCTCGCAACTTCTTTGACCGCAACCCGGTCCTTGACGTGCCTCCTAGCTTTGCGCGTACACCGACGCAGGTGGCTGCTAGCGCCGGCGCCTGTGCCTGCAAGAAAAGTGATGGGTCTAGTGTGCTGGTTTGA
- a CDS encoding O-methyltransferase, family 3 has translation MSIQSAKASVSSGTLSRILGHLLRICLSFVLLFVDSTILVVAGLLSYSRSIATLHRATQQNVRFYPKTVLITGIGTAHGLKLARSWAVEGHRVVGADVTDLDLPVRSGGSMSKALVAFYRIPKAHYPSRLLDVIHREKVDLWIPCSPKVSSIEDAMARQVVEGRTSCRCITLDTELAACFAHPDSFRQYVTKRGLPVLEYHKVQTRDSVHKILHRSPSKAYQISRATPTAKEKAMSLPRRTLSKTYTMVSEIQISKDRPWILQQQSRLGELFADLLVVCGHVQAIQIRLSDSDLSTRRDWRPEEALATSVHRLMQTLAAKGGVHLTGHLSVRLLVDEEFEPYSVRHAIYIAGCTSGARVVENLPYDVPCPIAGYLSVFSSNPVDPTNVAATLSSTRSAPTFARAAIFPAAFLQFLLFRLVLMTLEITKLELVRWLFWADPLFSFLDPVPWWWQVHVYRPLREVWVLMKQTREAGLT, from the coding sequence ATGTCGATCCAATCCGCCAAGGCTTCAGTCTCATCGGGAACTCTATCAAGAATACTCGGGCATCTGCTTCGAATATGCCTTTCGTTCGTGTTGTTATTTGTCGATAGCACCATTCTCGTGGTCGCGGGATTGTTATCCTATAGCCGGTCAATAGCCACTCTACACCGAGCGACACAACAAAACGTGCGCTTTTACCCGAAAACAGTCCTCATTACGGGCATAGGTACAGCCCACGGCCTTAAACTGGCAAGATCATGGGCGGTAGAAGGCCACCGCGTGGTTGGCGCCGATGTTACAGACCTGGACCTGCCCGTGCGCTCCGGTGGGAGTATGTCCAAGGCCCTGGTGGCATTCTACCGGATCCCCAAGGCCCATTACCCCTCCCGGCTACTTGACGTCATCCACCGTGAGAAGGTCGACCTGTGGATTCCCTGCTCGCCCAAGGTATCCTCCATTGAAGATGCGATGGCTCGACAGGTCGTGGAGGGTCGCACTAGCTGCAGATGTATCACCTTGGACACCGAGTTGGCGGCTTGCTTCGCCCATCCTGATTCTTTCCGGCAGTATGTGACCAAGAGAGGTCTTCCTGTACTTGAGTATCACAAGGTCCAAACGCGCGACTCGGTGCACAAGATCTTACACCGGTCGCCCTCCAAAGCTTACCAGATCTCTCGAGCGACACCAACTGCCAAGGAGAAGGCTATGAGTTTGCCGAGGCGTACGCTAAGCAAGACCTACACGATGGTCAGTGAGATCCAGATCTCCAAGGACCGACCCTGGATTCTACAGCAACAATCGCGTCTTGGCGAGCTATTCGCAGACCTGCTGGTTGTGTGTGGCCACGTTCAAGCCATTCAGATTCGGCTTTCCGATTCTGATTTGTCTACGCGGAGGGATTGGCGTCCAGAGGAGGCTCTGGCCACTTCGGTCCATAGGCTTATGCAGACACTGGCCGCCAAAGGTGGAGTTCACTTGACAGGCCATCTCTCTGTCAGACTCCTGGTTGATGAAGAGTTCGAACCGTATTCTGTCCGACATGCTATCTATATTGCTGGCTGTACATCTGGCGCTCGAGTTGTTGAGAATCTGCCATATGATGTACCTTGCCCTATTGCAGGGTATCTATCGGTGTTCTCTTCCAATCCAGTTGATCCAACCAACGTCGCAGCTACACTATCATCAACCCGTTCAGCACCAACTTTTGCCCGCGCCGCCATTTTTCCCGCTGCTTTCTTGCAGTTTTTGTTGTTTCGCCTTGTACTCATGACCCTTGAAATTACAAAATTGGAACTAGTGAGGTGGTTATTTTGGGCAGACCCCTTGTTCTCTTTTCTTGACCCAGTTCCCTGGTGGTGGCAAGTACATGTCTATCGACCACTGCGAGAGGTATGGGTATTGATGAAGCAAACACGAGAGGCGGGACTGACTTGA
- a CDS encoding Tetratricopeptide TPR2: protein MMFQMPSGGSLGRTKNILHFIQGFAIFLAWALTIAIWTKGGGIDGRTGWYWGLCWLSIPALVYLVAVPMWPRARRFGNVYAFACVDILYSILWLSAWICLASYVANGKSKGSSSHDKKPGSDSKSTKTGCDNWAYGSSGKCKLSEATTIIGVFIFIIFAITAWMSFRNVVHFRRTGTLPDAVSDPTFAAQSKAAFSSNPAQDFEEDDDDIRSGRGGVMGASSRIDRDEDYALLHQSEVDDLGSLQGRTAMQGSYDPTAPAPGVILHDYSNYNTGYGGAYGQHYVEPSTQYNSSEYTPSEYTAPSGFNGSSRRHPELFLRQHRPLNPSPRPTGSAILKMASEIDFYNQYPLYMDPATKALSLPHSSAQTPSQTAAINAELEELNQLHRALISLDPPNIPPAPLPMNPKRSAQINKLRENANAAYRKANYDEAIKLYSLAIDMGLNRPGWEPMGIAREELSGLYANRAQAQMAMQAWPEALIDAKASVDSKPVGNVKAWWRIAKCLAEMTRYEEARKFLHKSLDIEGKDSEGGKELFALLGEVDRALLRKLSA, encoded by the exons ATGATGTTTCAAATGCCGTCAGGCGGAAGCCTCGGACGGACAAAAAACATACTTCATTTCATACAAGGATTCGCTATCTTCCTCGCATGGGCCTTAACCATCGCTATCTGGACTAAAGGAGGCGGCATCGATGGACGCACAGGCTGGTACTGGGGTCTG TGCTGGTTGAGTATTCCTGCTCTGGTCTACCTGGTGGCAGTGCCGATGTGGCCCCGAGCCCGACGCTTCGGTAATGTGTATGCATTCGCCTGTGTCGACATCCTCTATTCGATTCTCTGGCTCAGCGCTTGGATCTGTCTCGCTTCCTACGTCGCCAATGGAAAGTCCAAGGGCTCGAGCAGTCATGACAAGAAGCCCGGCTCCGACTCCAAATCCACCAAGACCGGATGCGATAACTGGGCATATGGAAGCTCTGGAAAGTGCAAGCTGAGCGAGGCAACTACAATCATTGGCGTTTTCATCTT CATCATTTTCGCCATCACCGCCTGGATGTCCTTCCGCAATGTGGTGCACTTTCGCCGTACCGGCACCCTCCCCGACGCCGTCTCCGACCCCACTTTCGCCGCGCAGAGCAAAGCCGCCTTCTCATCGAACCCAGCCCAGGACttcgaggaagatgacgatgacatTCGTTCCGGCCGAGGCGGCGTCATGGGCGCCTCATCCCGCATCGACCGGGATGAGGACTATGCCCTCCTGCACCAGAGTGAGGTGGATGATCTAGGCAGCTTACAGGGACGGACCGCGATGCAAGGCTCTTACGACCCCACCGCTCCCGCACCCGGAGTTATCCTCCATGATTATAGCAATTATAACACTGGCTACGGTGGTGCATATGGCCAGCACTATGTGGAGCCCTCGACTCAGTACAACTCGTCGGAATACACCCCGTCGGAGTATACTGCTCCCTCTGGGTTTAACGGCTCATCG AGACGACACCCTGAACTGTTCCTT AGACAACACCGACCTCTTAACCCAAGCCCGAGACCTACGGGCTCTGCAATCCTAAAGATGGCCAGCGAAATTGACTTTTACAACCAATACCCATTATACATGGATCCAGCCACTAAAGCACTCTCACTCCCACACTCATCCGCCCAAACACCCTCCCAAACAGCCGCAATCAACGCCGAACTGGAAGAACTGAACCAACTACACCGCGCCCTAATCAGCCTTGACCCCCCCAACATCCCCCCTGCGCCCCTCCCCATGAACCCCAAGCGCAGTGCACAGATCAACAAACTCCGCGAGAACGCCAACGCCGCCTACCGCAAGGCAAACTACGACGAGGCAATCAAGCTGTACTCGCTCGCCATCGACATGGGACTCAACCGGCCGGGCTGGGAGCCTATGGGTATTGCGCGCGAAGAATTGTCGGGCCTTTATGCGAACCGCGCGCAGGCGCAGATGGCAATGCAGGCTTGGCCCGAGGCGCTGATTGATGCTAAAGCTAGTGTTGATTcaaagcctgttggaaaTGTTAAGGCTTGGTGGCGCATTGCCAAGTGTCTTGCGGAGATGACTCGCTACGAGGAGGCGCGCAAGTTCTTGCACAAGTCGCTTGATATTGAAGGGAAGGATTCCGAGGGCGGGAAGGAGTTGTTTGCGTTGCTTGGGGAGGTTGATAGGGCGCTATTGCGGAAATTGTCTGCTTAG
- a CDS encoding CCR4-NOT core complex subunit Caf1, putative, producing MPPPVGRYGPSGLNPPYNIQQAHLQSQHPAHAQSGNTLPPPSLGHPGFAGNPNTNINPFTLSSGISNGMAVGGFPGAGSGDGGGTGLASHAAQMGFARGAQMQQQQLHQGHDGRLSLEAKGGAVKSRIRDVWKHNLAHEMAVLRQLVDKYPYISMDTEFPGIVARPIGAFSNKADYHYQTLRCNVDLLKMIQLGITLFNDEGEVPPASGTDANGQAYGVPAPCTWQFNFRFSLEGDMYAQESTAMLAKSGIDFAMHEKNGIDPFEFGALLISSGLVLLDDVHWVSFHSGYDFGYLMKIMLCSQLPENEEEFHKLLTIFFPSLYDIKYLMKHAGRNQAVNGSPLTQAAAQILTNLGQKSGLQDIADELGVKRVGIAHQAGSDSLVTGEIYWKTRQLIFGGAIDDSKYSGQIWADKSALQRQPNAKTSGYPQHSQYWVSGNWRPHTSAPRSWLQCPDSWSLSNGPGMRHIP from the exons ATGCCACCTCCCGTTGGCAGATATGGGCCATCTGGCTTAAACCctccatacaacatacaacaagCTCACCTTCAATCTCAACACCCCGCACACGCACAGTCTGGAAATACGCTCCCTCCCCCTTCGCTTGGTCATCCTGGATTCGCGGGCAATCCGAACACCAACATCAATCCCTTTACACTATCTAGCGGAATTTCAAATGGCATGGCGGTAGGCGGTTTTCCGGGAGCTGGCTCAGGTGATGGCGGTGGCACCGGTCTCGCTAGTCATGCGGCACAAATGGGATTTGCGCGCGGTGCGCAAATGCAACAGCAACAACTACACCAGGGTCACGACGGCCGGTTATCGCTCGAAGCAAAGGGAGGTGCAGTGAAATCAAGAATTAGAGATGTCTGGAAGCACAACCTGGCCCATGAGATGGCGGTGCTGAGGCAGCTGGTCGACAAGTACCCTTACATCAGCATG GACACCGAATTCCCTGGCATAGTTGCTCGGCCGATCGGGGCATTTTCAAACAAAGCCGATTACCATTATCAGACCCTTCGATGCAATGTCGATCTTCTGAAGATGATACAATTAGGCATCACTCTATTCAATGACGAAGGAGAGGTTCCCCCAGCCTCAGGCACCGACGCCAATGGGCAAGCGTATGGTGTGCCCGCTCCCTGCACATGGCAGTTCAACTTTCGATTTTCGCTCGAGGGAGACATGTACGCCCAGGAGTCAACAGCCATGCTTGCCAAATCTGGAATCGACTTTGCCATGCATGAAAAGAACGGTATTGATCCATTCGAGTTCGGGGCTCTTTTGATTAGCTCTGGATTGGTGCTACTAGATGACGTCCACTGGGTTTCTTTCCACTCCGGGTACGACTTTGGCTACTTGATGAAGATCATGCTCTGCTCCCAGCTTCCAGAAAACGAAGAGGAGTTCCACAAGCTTCTAACCATCTTCTTCCCGTCACTTTACGACATCAAGTACCTCATGAAGCACGCCGGTCGCAATCAAGCCGTCAACGGTTCTCCTCTTACTCAGGCTGCAGCACAGATCCTGACCAACCTTGGCCAGAAATCTGGGTTGCAAGACATTGCCGACGAACTCGGCGTCAAACGCGTTGGAATCGCCCACCAGGCTGGCTCGGACTCCCTAGTGACCGGCGAGATCTACTGGAAGACGCGCCAGCTCATTTTCGGAGGGGCAATTGACGACAGCAAATATTCTGGTCAAATCTGGGCGGACAAATCGGCCCTACAGCGCCAGCCAAACGCCAAAACCTCGGGGTACCCCCAGCACTCCCAATACTGGGTCTCAGGGAACTGGCGCCCACACACCTCAGCACCACGGAGCTGGCTACAATGCCCCGACTCCTGGAGCCTATCAAATGGGCCGGGTATGAGGCACATTCCTTGA